The Phycisphaerae bacterium DNA segment ATATCAGCAGAGCCAGTTGCAGCTCGGCGTGCTCGAGGAGGTCTGCACGATCTTGTTTCTGGTCGTGTGGGTCTACCTGGCGGCGGTCGTCGTGGATCGACTTGGTCTGAACAACCGGTACGCCCTGCTGCTGGTGTTCGGGGCGATCCTGTACTTTTCGTATCAGGCCGCGCTGTTCGTGCTGGACTACCTCGGCGGATACCGGTTGGAGCACCGGTACGATCTGAGCACCGAGAGTCTCGGCCAGTGGCTGTGGCGGCATACCAAGGCGGTGGTGTTGTGGGGCGTGCTTTTGGGAGTTCTGGTGGCTGGGCTCTATACGGCGGTGTGGTACGTGCCGTACTGGGCGTTTTGGTCGTGGCTGGCGTGGATGCTGCTGACGGTATTGCTGGCGCAGGTGTTTCCGGTGGTCATCCTGCCGCTGTTCTATCCGAGCGAGCGGCTGGAGGATGAAAGCCTGCTGGAGCGGTTTCGGCAGCTTTCGGAGGGGACGGGGATTTCGGTGGAAGGGGTCTACCGGTTGGAGTTGAGCAAAACGACGCGGAAGGGCAACGCCATGCTGGCCGGCCTGGGCCGGACCCGGCGGGTGCTGCTGGGCGATACCATCCTGGACAAGCTGGGCCCGGAGGAACTGGACGTGGTTTACACCCATGAACTGGGCCACCACGTGCGGCGGCACTTTCCGAAGCTGCTGGTCGTCCACGCCCTGGCTAGCGGGATGCTGTTTGCCCTGCTGTACGTCCTGCTCGACGGTTTCGCCGGCGCCTCGGGCCAAGCGGTGGCCGAATCGATCGTCCGGCTGCCGGTGGTGGCGCTGGTCATGTCGCTGTTCTCGTTCCTGCTGCGACCGGGTCTCAACGCGATCAGCCGCCACTTCGAGCGTCAAAGCGACCGCTATGCCCTGGAACGGACCGGCTCGGCCGAGCCGTTCATCCGGGCGTTTGACGCCCTCGCCGAACAGAACCTGGCCGACCCGAGCCCGTCGCGCTGGGTGGTGATCTTCTACTACGATCATCCGCCGATCCACGAGCGGGTGGCGATGGCGAGACGGTGGCAGGAGGGGGAGCGGTCGGCCTCCTGAAGCAGGCGTTGGCGACGAGGTTACCGGGCTGCGGGACTGAAAACTTAGGCACGGCCGCGTATGATTGGTGTAAGCTTTTCTTGCTTGGAGGGAGTAACTCTAATAGAATACGCTAACCGCCTGCGCAAGGGTCAGGCGGACGGGCAAGTCGATCGTGCGAGGACGAAAAAAGAATGAGCAATAGCCGTGTGCCGAAGATGATGTTCTTTACGAAGGGCGTGGGCAAGGACAAGACGAGCCTGCAGGCCTTCGAGGCGGCGCTGCGAAACGCCGGGATCGCGCATCTGAACCTGGTGAAGGTCAGTTCGATCTTCCCGCCGGGGTGCAAGATCGTGGGCAAGAACCGGGGCATCAAGAAGCTTCAGCCGGGCCAGGTGACGCACGTGGTGCTGGCCGAGTGCCGGACCAATGAGCCGAACCGGCTGGCCTGCGCGGGCGTTGGTCTGGCGGTGCCGGCGTCGGGCCAGAACTACGGGTACATTTCGGAGCACCACGGGTTCGGACTGACGGAGAAGAAGTGCGGCGACCTGGTTGAGGATATGGCCGCGACGATGCTGGCGACCACGCTGGGCATCGAGTTCGACCCGGATACCGACTATGACTCCCGGCGGGAGATCTACCGCATGTCGGGCCAGATCGTCGAGAGCCGGGCGATCGTGCAGACCGCTGAGGGCGACAAGACGGGCCTGTGGACGGCGGTGGTGGCGGCGGCGGTGTTCGTGCCCGCGGACGACGAGTAGATTGACGTCGCCTCGGAGAGCCGCGACCGCGAGGGAGCGGAGTGTGCGTGGTTCGGTCCAGTAATCTTGAGGTGTAATGATGGGCGGGGAGGACGGACATCACGGGGGCAGGGACGCGTTGCTGTCGGGCCAGGCGATCGAACCGCTGAAGGTCGAAGGCGGGCAGCAGGTCGTGGACCTGATCGAGAAAATCTACGCGCATTCGGGCTTCAATGCCCGGCGGCTGGCCGATGCGTGCCGGATCTACTGCCGGATGCTGGAGGACCGGACGACGGTGGCGCTGACGATGGCCGGGGCCATGACGCCGATCGGGATGTCCGGGCCGATCATCGAGCTGATCCGAAACGGCTTCGTGGATTTCATCATCAGCACCGGGGCCAATATCTACCACGATCTGCACCGCCCGTTCGATCTGCCGATGGTGCAGGGGCACTGGGCGGTTGACGACAACGCGTTGGCCGAGGAGGGCGTGGCTCGGATTTACGACGTGTTCATCACGGAAGACGAGTCGCTGGACGTGACCGACGAGGTTTTCCGCAACGCGCTGATGACGATCCCGGCCGACACGCCGATCTCGACGGCGCAGCTGCATCACCATCTGGGCCGCGTGTTCGGCCAGGTGGCGCCGCATCCGGAGAAATCGTTCCTGGTCGCGGCGGCCGAGCACGACGTGCCGGTCTACACCAGTTCGCCCGCGGATTCGTCGGTGGCGATCGCCGCGGTGGTGCCGTACATCCATGAGCACCGAATCCTGATCGACCCGATGATGGACCTGATGGAGACGACGGCAATCGTCTGGAACGCCGAGAAGAACGGCGTGGTCGAATTGGGCGGCGGGTCGCCCAAGAATTTCTACCTTCAGACCCAGCCGATCATCTGGATGGCGTTCCAGAAGGACCTGGCCAGCGGCGGGCACGACTACTTCATCCAGCTCACGACCGACGCGCCGCACTGGGGCGGGCTGTCGGGGGCGACGCCGCAGGAGGCCAAGAGCTGGGGCAAGATCAAGGACGCCGCGGTCAACAACGCGGTGGTCTACTCGTGCGCGTCGATCACGTTTCCGCTGCTGGCGGGCTACGTGCTGTCGAAGCAGCCGCCGCTTCCGCCGAAGCGCCTCTTTGGCCGGCGGGAGTCGCTGGTCAACC contains these protein-coding regions:
- a CDS encoding arginine decarboxylase, pyruvoyl-dependent, which codes for MSNSRVPKMMFFTKGVGKDKTSLQAFEAALRNAGIAHLNLVKVSSIFPPGCKIVGKNRGIKKLQPGQVTHVVLAECRTNEPNRLACAGVGLAVPASGQNYGYISEHHGFGLTEKKCGDLVEDMAATMLATTLGIEFDPDTDYDSRREIYRMSGQIVESRAIVQTAEGDKTGLWTAVVAAAVFVPADDE
- a CDS encoding M48 family metallopeptidase, producing the protein MEQNQTDDGRKQVRAKAYQQSQLQLGVLEEVCTILFLVVWVYLAAVVVDRLGLNNRYALLLVFGAILYFSYQAALFVLDYLGGYRLEHRYDLSTESLGQWLWRHTKAVVLWGVLLGVLVAGLYTAVWYVPYWAFWSWLAWMLLTVLLAQVFPVVILPLFYPSERLEDESLLERFRQLSEGTGISVEGVYRLELSKTTRKGNAMLAGLGRTRRVLLGDTILDKLGPEELDVVYTHELGHHVRRHFPKLLVVHALASGMLFALLYVLLDGFAGASGQAVAESIVRLPVVALVMSLFSFLLRPGLNAISRHFERQSDRYALERTGSAEPFIRAFDALAEQNLADPSPSRWVVIFYYDHPPIHERVAMARRWQEGERSAS
- a CDS encoding deoxyhypusine synthase produces the protein MGGEDGHHGGRDALLSGQAIEPLKVEGGQQVVDLIEKIYAHSGFNARRLADACRIYCRMLEDRTTVALTMAGAMTPIGMSGPIIELIRNGFVDFIISTGANIYHDLHRPFDLPMVQGHWAVDDNALAEEGVARIYDVFITEDESLDVTDEVFRNALMTIPADTPISTAQLHHHLGRVFGQVAPHPEKSFLVAAAEHDVPVYTSSPADSSVAIAAVVPYIHEHRILIDPMMDLMETTAIVWNAEKNGVVELGGGSPKNFYLQTQPIIWMAFQKDLASGGHDYFIQLTTDAPHWGGLSGATPQEAKSWGKIKDAAVNNAVVYSCASITFPLLAGYVLSKQPPLPPKRLFGRRESLVNQFIEEGRRSPRLREQWDRAQAFLDKYPKLKDLWK